From Streptomyces griseorubiginosus, one genomic window encodes:
- a CDS encoding tellurite resistance/C4-dicarboxylate transporter family protein, whose product MAGTSPHSPLRLWWTRRPSAAGAAAMATGILSVGLHLADYETLSRIALVLGCAAWLGLAAEFAVRLLRERARWVAEAGTPGALTAVAATTVLGTRFSALDRQPLAEALLALAALLWPVLIVFAVGHWTRRMPGGVFLGCVATQGLAVLGATLAAAESAAWLAHTALVLFWLGLVLYGVALYRFDPRQVVEGHGDQWIAGGALAISALAGARLIAADSARLYLWNDDDLGVLRAVTVALLVLGLAGYAVLLTAECLRPRPGYDVRRWATVFPMGMAAAATLSVSAALDVSWLRTPGEVLLWVSVAAWLTVGAGAVAEARAALRSRAPR is encoded by the coding sequence ATGGCCGGTACCTCCCCGCACTCCCCCCTGCGCCTCTGGTGGACGCGGCGCCCGTCCGCCGCCGGGGCCGCCGCGATGGCGACCGGCATCCTGTCGGTCGGGCTGCACCTGGCCGACTACGAGACGCTGTCCCGGATCGCCCTGGTGCTCGGCTGCGCGGCCTGGCTGGGACTGGCCGCCGAGTTCGCCGTACGACTGCTCCGGGAGCGCGCGCGCTGGGTCGCCGAGGCCGGGACACCGGGCGCGCTGACGGCCGTGGCGGCGACCACCGTGCTCGGTACCCGCTTCTCCGCACTCGACCGGCAGCCCCTCGCCGAGGCCCTGCTGGCCCTGGCCGCGCTGCTGTGGCCGGTGCTGATCGTGTTCGCCGTGGGCCACTGGACGCGGCGGATGCCCGGCGGGGTGTTCCTGGGCTGTGTGGCGACCCAGGGCCTCGCGGTCCTCGGCGCCACCCTCGCGGCGGCCGAGTCGGCGGCCTGGCTCGCGCACACCGCGCTCGTGCTGTTCTGGCTCGGCCTGGTCCTCTACGGCGTCGCGCTTTACCGCTTCGACCCGCGCCAGGTAGTGGAGGGGCACGGTGACCAGTGGATCGCGGGCGGCGCGCTCGCCATCTCGGCGCTGGCCGGCGCGAGGCTGATCGCCGCCGACAGCGCGCGCCTGTACCTGTGGAACGACGACGACCTCGGCGTGCTGCGCGCCGTGACCGTCGCCCTGCTGGTGCTCGGCCTGGCCGGGTACGCCGTGCTGCTGACGGCCGAGTGCCTCCGGCCGCGGCCGGGCTACGACGTGCGGCGCTGGGCCACCGTCTTCCCCATGGGCATGGCCGCGGCGGCGACCCTGTCGGTCTCGGCCGCCCTGGACGTCTCCTGGCTGCGGACACCGGGTGAGGTGCTGCTGTGGGTGTCGGTGGCGGCCTGGCTGACCGTCGGCGCGGGGGCGGTCGCCGAGGCGCGTGCCGCTCTCAGGTCCAGAGCACCGCGATGA